In Pseudoalteromonas carrageenovora IAM 12662, the following proteins share a genomic window:
- a CDS encoding TonB-dependent receptor, whose product MKSNYSPLVIALLAAMSSTAYADEKNPQKDETDIERVLITASPIKRTVLESSTPVTILSGEELDQNQAATLGDTLKSVPGVHSSYYGPVASSPIIRGLDGPRIKVVQNGLGASDASRVGPDHQVSTETSTATQIEVLRGPATLLYGSGAIGGVVNVVDNRLPTQRQEGVSGEVFAQYDNVADAKTLSTDLNAGSGDFAFHIDGYTRKTDDYKIPVPADIDEDGGSTTLTNSDIDASGYNLGAGWITDDMRVAFSYGHMDSDYGLPGEEGVFIKLNQDRYQGVVDWNNLDGFIQAVHWQNAYTDYEHSEIEGAEIGTTFKNESIESRLWAEHAPVYGWKGIVGLHYNHSDFEAIGEEAFTPPTKTDSIAAFLMEEKKVGSLLWQVGTRVEQSTHDVDNDFFTALSSSNSVSFDDKDYDAVSGSAGVVWSINDRHSLAFNYAYSQRAPSASEIYAYGPHIGSGTYEVGGGFELSNNAGQYSVVQSNESMDKEVSNNLDLTYRYTGDTWNANVSIFNNDISDYVFESFTDLVISDGAFISSADYENQVAVSGEPDDEADGLPVVLFAQQDARLYGYEAQVDWHLNDDWRLEVFTDYTRAKLDSGGNVPRIPPMRVGSSVHYEYGNWHTEVEVIRNAKQDKIADNETSTKGYTMLSASANYYLDLGDVDMTIYIKGDNLTDQEGRVHSSYLKDEAPLPGRSVSLGVRARF is encoded by the coding sequence ATGAAAAGTAACTATTCACCTTTAGTAATCGCTTTATTAGCAGCAATGAGTAGCACGGCGTATGCCGATGAAAAAAACCCTCAAAAAGACGAAACAGACATTGAAAGAGTCTTAATTACAGCGTCGCCAATAAAGCGTACAGTGCTTGAGTCAAGCACTCCTGTAACAATTTTAAGCGGCGAAGAGTTAGATCAAAATCAAGCTGCAACCTTAGGCGATACGTTAAAAAGTGTACCCGGGGTACACAGCTCTTATTACGGACCTGTGGCAAGTAGCCCTATTATTAGAGGCTTAGATGGACCAAGAATTAAAGTGGTTCAAAATGGTTTAGGTGCATCAGATGCATCGCGTGTAGGGCCAGATCATCAGGTTTCAACCGAAACATCTACAGCCACCCAAATTGAGGTTTTAAGAGGCCCAGCTACGCTTTTATACGGCAGTGGTGCTATTGGCGGAGTAGTAAATGTGGTTGATAACCGCTTACCCACGCAAAGGCAAGAAGGCGTAAGTGGTGAAGTATTTGCGCAGTACGATAATGTTGCAGATGCTAAAACTCTTTCAACAGATTTAAACGCAGGTTCCGGTGATTTTGCTTTTCATATTGATGGATATACCCGTAAAACCGATGATTACAAAATCCCTGTGCCAGCAGATATTGATGAAGACGGTGGCAGTACTACACTTACAAACTCAGATATTGATGCAAGTGGCTATAACCTAGGCGCAGGCTGGATAACTGACGATATGCGCGTTGCTTTTTCGTATGGGCATATGGACTCTGACTATGGCTTACCGGGTGAAGAGGGCGTATTTATAAAGCTTAACCAAGATCGCTATCAAGGCGTAGTGGATTGGAATAATTTAGATGGCTTTATACAAGCAGTGCATTGGCAAAACGCTTATACCGATTATGAGCACTCTGAAATTGAAGGGGCTGAAATTGGCACAACTTTTAAAAACGAAAGTATAGAGTCAAGGTTGTGGGCTGAGCATGCACCTGTTTATGGCTGGAAAGGGATTGTGGGCTTACATTATAACCATAGCGATTTTGAAGCGATTGGTGAAGAAGCATTTACGCCTCCAACCAAAACAGACAGCATTGCTGCATTTTTAATGGAAGAGAAAAAAGTAGGCTCGCTATTGTGGCAAGTAGGTACTCGTGTTGAGCAGTCAACACATGATGTAGACAATGACTTTTTTACAGCCCTTAGTTCGTCTAACTCAGTTTCGTTTGACGATAAAGATTATGACGCGGTTTCAGGTTCTGCTGGTGTTGTATGGAGTATCAATGATAGACACTCATTAGCTTTTAATTACGCATATTCACAGCGTGCACCTTCAGCTTCAGAAATATATGCATATGGGCCTCATATTGGCTCTGGTACTTACGAAGTTGGCGGTGGATTTGAGCTTAGTAACAACGCCGGTCAATATAGTGTTGTTCAATCTAATGAAAGTATGGATAAAGAGGTTTCAAATAATTTAGACCTTACATATAGATATACCGGTGATACATGGAACGCTAACGTTAGCATCTTTAATAATGATATTAGTGACTATGTTTTTGAAAGTTTCACAGATTTAGTTATCAGTGATGGTGCTTTTATTTCCTCAGCCGATTACGAAAACCAAGTGGCTGTTTCAGGTGAACCTGACGACGAAGCTGATGGCTTGCCTGTCGTGTTGTTTGCACAGCAAGACGCTCGTTTATATGGATATGAAGCGCAGGTAGATTGGCATTTAAACGATGATTGGCGCTTAGAAGTGTTTACCGATTATACGCGCGCTAAATTAGACTCAGGCGGTAATGTACCAAGAATACCACCAATGAGAGTGGGCTCGTCAGTACATTATGAATATGGAAATTGGCACACCGAAGTCGAAGTCATTCGTAACGCTAAACAAGACAAAATAGCGGATAACGAAACTTCAACAAAAGGTTATACCATGCTATCGGCCTCAGCTAATTATTATCTAGATTTAGGCGATGTAGATATGACCATTTATATAAAAGGCGATAACTTAACTGATCAAGAAGGGCGTGTGCATTCATCGTACTTAAAAGACGAAGCCCCTTTACCAGGACGCTCAGTTAGTTTAGGCGTAAGAGCTCGTTTTTAA
- a CDS encoding ComF family protein — MKQTVLNWLFPSYCVQCQSPITANLGLCSFCLEDLPLFDFTAHKNLLHRPDIVEMFPNCEFDILFACAFYQTPFEHWLKRLKFNNQIHYKKALQQIIEKQLKQFFEQSPTLPDFFIILPLHKSRFVTRGFNQVSQVWQPLLIKVAPLNNSLIRNKKTQAQSELSKAKRVKNLKNAFVCTQDMGGKTIAIIDDVMTTGATLNAATQALKQAGAKHVWAFTTCLTPL, encoded by the coding sequence ATGAAACAGACGGTTTTAAATTGGTTATTTCCTTCATACTGCGTGCAATGTCAAAGCCCTATTACTGCTAATTTAGGGTTATGTAGTTTTTGCCTTGAAGACTTGCCATTATTTGATTTTACAGCTCATAAAAACTTACTGCATCGACCTGATATTGTTGAAATGTTTCCTAATTGTGAGTTTGATATTTTATTTGCTTGTGCGTTTTATCAAACACCTTTTGAACACTGGCTTAAACGGCTAAAATTTAATAACCAAATTCATTATAAAAAGGCATTACAACAAATCATCGAAAAGCAGCTCAAGCAGTTTTTTGAGCAAAGCCCTACTCTGCCAGATTTCTTTATTATTTTACCGTTACATAAAAGTCGATTTGTTACTCGTGGTTTTAATCAAGTAAGCCAAGTGTGGCAACCTTTATTGATTAAAGTTGCACCTCTAAATAACAGCCTTATTCGCAATAAAAAAACGCAAGCGCAATCTGAACTTTCAAAAGCTAAGCGAGTTAAAAATTTAAAAAATGCCTTTGTTTGTACACAAGATATGGGCGGTAAAACAATTGCTATTATTGATGATGTTATGACAACAGGCGCTACACTTAATGCTGCTACACAGGCTTTAAAACAAGCGGGCGCTAAACATGTGTGGGCATTTACCACATGTTTAACGCCGCTTTAA